CGCATCTACCTCTGGGTCACGGATCAATGCTTCATAATGGGAGTACCGCTTGGAAGCAGGCAGTTGCAATTGCTCTCCGATGACTTGAAGGCGGTTCGCGTTTACATCACTAACGGCCACAATCGATACCCCCGACATGCTGTGTAATGATCTGATATGATATTCAGCGATCAAGCCCAAGCCGATGATCCCCACCCGAATGGGTAGGATTGGGGAGGTAAAGGTACTCATATGTTCAGAATTCCCTTCTTTGCAATTTGATTTGATCTCTGGAGCACATTTCTTTTTGCTATGCAGTATCACCCTTACCTTTGTAGAATAGTCCCCACCAAGTAAATACAATTCCCCGTAAAAAAAAGAATCTGCAGCTCCGTTGTTCGGTTTTGCAGATTCTTTGTACCTCTTCTCTATATTAACTACATCATTTCGACTACATCAAAAATGTACCTACGACAAAAGATACCCCGATGATGATTGAGCGTAGCAGTTGTGCCAGAGCCACATTGCCTTTAGCAATTTCCTCGCACACCTTGGTACGCGGCGTTACCAGATCAAAAATCACATAGACCAGGCACAGCACTACAATGCCTACGGCCGACCAGGTCAGCATATCGAGCCATGAATGGCTGCTATACGACACCATTCCCACGATAATACACAGACCTAGCAGCTTTGCCCCCATGTAGATACCTGCCGCTTCATTGCCGCGTGCGATTTCCTGATTATCGTTATAACGTGTCAGCAAGCTGAACACAAAATAACCTACGATTAAGATGGCAAACAAGATAAGCAGGCCGATACCTACATTGCCCAATGCGTTGCCCAAACTGATATGAGAGTCCAATTTTTTTCCTCCTTATGATACTTATGAATAGGAACAGATCTGTTCGAATAGTGTACATTGTGCAATTCAGCTTATACAGCGGGTGGATTAGAAGGTTCGTTGGCAACGGCGGCAGCGCAATAATAGGCCATATCCCCTGTTACCTTTTCACCGATTCGCGGCAGGACCCCCGCAAAACGCCCCCCGATCACGAATATGCCTGTCAGCACGTAGCCGTGAAATAGCCCTTCCTCGGTCTGCACCTCTGCGCTCTGCATGGGCCACAGCCGCTGATAAATCTTAGGCTGTTCCTCGTAATAAGCGGCAATATGTGCGGCTTCCTCCTGTTCAGGCGTTAGTGGAGCATCAGCTTGATGCAGCAGATCAGGCTGGTCAGCCTTCGCATTTTGGGCCACTCCCGAGACGCATTCCAGTCTCTCCTCGGATTCAGGATGTTCAATCAAGTGCGTCCCTTTACCCTCTCGGCCCCATATGCCTTTGGCCACATAAGGCTCTTTATTTTGCATAAACACGGATGGCTCAAAATATGTAGGTAGCAGATAGGTTCGTATAACCTCCAGCTCCCGGTCGTCAAACAAACGAAAACCACAGAACGCCGGTGTCTGCTCATTGCGCTCGTACAGCGACCATACGGTTGCGGTGAACCCTTTGCTCTGGGTAATGATATGCTGCGGCGGATTAATGAGTCCTATTTTCCCGTCTGCCACCATATCCATTAGCGCCTGCCCCACCTCAAGCCCTGTGTCCTCCTCCCGATCTTCAATCAGATATTCCAGCGGATACAGGCGATAGAGGATGTGAATCTGCTCTCCCCGGTGATACAATCCTTCAGTCGGGATGATTTCTAGTTCTTCCAATGGCGCATAAACCACTT
This window of the Paenibacillus polymyxa genome carries:
- a CDS encoding DUF350 domain-containing protein; protein product: MDSHISLGNALGNVGIGLLILFAILIVGYFVFSLLTRYNDNQEIARGNEAAGIYMGAKLLGLCIIVGMVSYSSHSWLDMLTWSAVGIVVLCLVYVIFDLVTPRTKVCEEIAKGNVALAQLLRSIIIGVSFVVGTFLM
- a CDS encoding glutathionylspermidine synthase family protein is translated as MSKRTIQQLPYEHDELFKGEISRMIPYHRMYGKSYCVPALTVYQDSELAELQAASEAVHRIYRKVQQFIQRYMPDEYLVERLGIHPGLLRAVRMEAAPDGITRQDWIVGEAGIKCIENNTDTPTGIPEVAYLEGKLLEALRSEGMSEDDIALYGPSSGMDEAIQSALTELIHFYSRKGLGTKVYFTCYDWHVEDQTNTKYIMHLCEQAGFEVVYAPLEELEIIPTEGLYHRGEQIHILYRLYPLEYLIEDREEDTGLEVGQALMDMVADGKIGLINPPQHIITQSKGFTATVWSLYERNEQTPAFCGFRLFDDRELEVIRTYLLPTYFEPSVFMQNKEPYVAKGIWGREGKGTHLIEHPESEERLECVSGVAQNAKADQPDLLHQADAPLTPEQEEAAHIAAYYEEQPKIYQRLWPMQSAEVQTEEGLFHGYVLTGIFVIGGRFAGVLPRIGEKVTGDMAYYCAAAVANEPSNPPAV